One genomic segment of Kiritimatiella glycovorans includes these proteins:
- a CDS encoding nicotinamidase, with protein sequence MAEIPLPRRSSSALIVTDIQYDFMPGGALAVGDGDAILPGVSRLMTSGGFPFVVATQDWHPAGHISFASQHEGVSPFDTLSIHGHEDTAWPDHCVQGTRGAELCADLPWDRACAVLRKGMDPESDSYSTFRNNWDRHGNRPPTGLAGYLRERGVDSVVLCGLARDVCVYWSAMDAVAAGFHTWFLWDLTRAVVPEKDEENRRELEQHGVTVCTMNDLLNASGRES encoded by the coding sequence ATGGCCGAGATTCCCCTGCCGCGCCGCAGTTCCTCTGCGCTGATCGTGACCGATATCCAGTACGACTTCATGCCGGGCGGCGCGCTGGCCGTAGGAGACGGCGATGCGATCCTTCCCGGCGTTTCGCGGCTGATGACCTCCGGGGGTTTCCCGTTCGTGGTCGCCACCCAGGACTGGCATCCGGCCGGACACATCTCGTTCGCCAGCCAGCACGAGGGGGTATCGCCGTTCGACACCCTTTCGATCCACGGGCATGAGGACACCGCCTGGCCGGACCACTGTGTTCAGGGAACCCGGGGGGCGGAGCTCTGCGCGGACCTGCCATGGGACCGCGCCTGCGCCGTGCTGCGCAAGGGCATGGACCCCGAATCGGATTCCTACAGCACCTTCCGGAACAACTGGGATCGGCACGGCAATCGTCCCCCGACCGGGCTGGCGGGATACCTTCGCGAGCGCGGGGTGGACAGCGTGGTGCTCTGCGGGCTGGCCCGCGATGTGTGCGTCTACTGGAGCGCGATGGACGCCGTGGCCGCGGGATTCCACACCTGGTTCCTCTGGGATCTCACGCGCGCGGTCGTTCCCGAGAAGGACGAGGAGAACCGTAGAGAGCTTGAACAGCACGGCGTGACCGTCTGCACAATGAACGACCTCCTGAACGCGTCCGGGCGCGAGTCCTGA
- a CDS encoding RNA recognition motif domain-containing protein, with translation MDIYVGNLPYQVDDQQLQELFAQHGNVTSARVITDKFSGQSKGFGFVEMPDKAEAEAAISATNDQDFMGRNLRVNESQPKPRGGGGGGGRDGGGKRNRW, from the coding sequence ATGGATATCTACGTCGGGAATCTGCCGTACCAGGTGGATGATCAGCAGCTCCAGGAACTCTTCGCGCAGCACGGGAACGTAACTTCGGCCCGCGTCATTACCGATAAGTTCTCCGGACAGTCCAAGGGATTCGGTTTCGTAGAGATGCCGGACAAAGCGGAGGCGGAAGCCGCCATCAGCGCCACGAACGACCAGGATTTCATGGGGCGCAACCTGCGTGTCAATGAATCCCAGCCCAAGCCGAGAGGCGGGGGCGGTGGCGGAGGCCGGGACGGCGGCGGAAAGCGCAACCGGTGGTAA
- a CDS encoding PD-(D/E)XK nuclease family protein has product MKELRNIFSWSYSAAMDFEECRRRHYWKKYGKWGGWNRDADPTARKAYQLDKMENCFTLTGHAAEQAVEWLLAEAQSGRDHGAEEAWEHIARPFLRRAWKESRDGEWRRAPKKYCCLREHYYGTLEDEKSRAAEMKEQILRCLAHFLDRTLPRLRDIRPEDRIEVAVPGAGGDAEHFVFNGIKVYAIPDYAWREADRIHIIDWKAGRMKAEHARQVGVYGLWAREKHATPPEQVTVYVEYLNEGRVAVDQLTPERLDEVVAYMSRTVGEMTEYLVDADRERNIPVPRDEWELASDPRICGRCNFYELCREELER; this is encoded by the coding sequence ATGAAGGAATTACGGAACATCTTCTCCTGGTCGTACAGCGCGGCGATGGATTTCGAGGAGTGCCGGAGACGGCACTACTGGAAGAAGTACGGAAAGTGGGGCGGCTGGAACCGCGACGCTGACCCTACGGCCCGGAAGGCCTATCAGCTCGACAAGATGGAGAATTGTTTCACGCTGACCGGTCACGCGGCGGAACAGGCGGTGGAGTGGCTGCTGGCGGAGGCCCAGTCCGGACGGGACCACGGCGCGGAGGAGGCGTGGGAACACATCGCGCGCCCCTTCCTGCGCAGGGCGTGGAAGGAGTCCCGCGACGGCGAGTGGCGTCGTGCTCCCAAAAAGTACTGCTGCCTGCGGGAGCACTATTACGGGACGCTCGAGGACGAGAAGTCGCGCGCCGCGGAAATGAAGGAGCAGATCCTCCGCTGCCTCGCCCATTTCCTGGACCGGACACTCCCGCGGCTGCGCGACATCCGGCCCGAGGACCGGATCGAGGTCGCCGTGCCCGGCGCCGGCGGGGATGCCGAGCACTTTGTCTTCAACGGCATCAAGGTCTACGCCATCCCGGACTACGCGTGGCGCGAGGCAGACCGGATCCATATCATCGACTGGAAGGCGGGTCGCATGAAGGCCGAACACGCCCGCCAGGTGGGGGTGTACGGTCTCTGGGCCCGCGAGAAACACGCCACGCCGCCCGAACAGGTGACCGTCTACGTGGAATACCTGAACGAGGGGCGCGTGGCGGTCGACCAGCTTACGCCGGAGAGGCTCGATGAGGTGGTCGCCTACATGTCGCGCACCGTAGGCGAGATGACCGAGTATCTGGTCGACGCCGATCGCGAACGTAATATCCCGGTCCCCAGAGACGAATGGGAACTCGCCTCCGACCCCCGCATCTGCGGCCGCTGTAACTTCTACGAACTGTGCCGCGAGGAGCTGGAGCGATAA
- a CDS encoding epoxyqueuosine reductase QueH — MESADAAKRSPMLLHVCCAPCACVPVERLRADGYEPVFFFANSNIWPRPEYHHRRDEAHRLAGIVRARWEEDAYHHLSWQRAVEGLEDEPEGGGRCARCFAFNLERCARKAEELGISSFTTTLTVSPHKYAPLIFDIGSRFEGFVPYDFKKRDGYRLSVERSRELGLYRQNYCGCEFSIP; from the coding sequence ATGGAGAGCGCTGACGCCGCCAAACGGAGCCCGATGCTCCTCCACGTCTGCTGCGCGCCGTGCGCCTGCGTCCCGGTGGAACGGCTGCGCGCGGACGGATACGAGCCGGTGTTCTTCTTTGCGAACTCGAACATCTGGCCCCGCCCGGAATACCATCACCGCCGCGATGAGGCCCACCGCCTGGCCGGGATCGTGAGGGCACGCTGGGAGGAAGATGCCTACCACCACCTCTCCTGGCAGAGGGCGGTGGAGGGGCTGGAAGACGAACCCGAAGGGGGAGGCCGCTGCGCCCGCTGTTTCGCGTTCAACCTCGAACGCTGCGCGCGGAAAGCGGAGGAACTCGGCATTTCGTCCTTTACGACCACCCTGACCGTCAGCCCGCATAAGTACGCCCCGCTGATCTTCGATATCGGAAGCCGGTTCGAGGGGTTCGTCCCGTACGATTTCAAGAAGCGGGACGGCTACCGCCTGAGCGTCGAACGCAGCCGCGAACTGGGCCTCTACCGGCAGAACTACTGCGGATGTGAATTCAGCATCCCCTGA
- a CDS encoding ElyC/SanA/YdcF family protein — MRTSSPGKKRRAFTRGALIAAALAALAAAGALRLYPFLACERPAQDAEILVIEGWLSDHALDRAVDVWREGGYDRIVTAGGPHRYGSSLMPWPTYAQATRARLIERGVPASRILAAPARKVRRNRTYAAACRVGETLAGLCPAGAAVDVLSVGAHARRSRYLYRLALADRHPVGVRSIVPEAYEPARWHTCSEGVREVIGEMLAYGYARLFFRPPAACREGLAEAPAAGTDTAQTGGGVPHGER; from the coding sequence ATGCGCACATCGTCACCCGGCAAAAAAAGGCGCGCCTTCACGCGTGGTGCTCTGATCGCAGCCGCACTGGCCGCACTGGCCGCGGCCGGGGCCCTTCGCCTGTATCCCTTTCTCGCCTGCGAACGTCCCGCGCAGGACGCCGAAATCCTGGTCATCGAAGGCTGGCTGTCGGATCACGCGCTGGATCGCGCCGTGGACGTCTGGCGTGAAGGCGGATACGATCGGATCGTGACCGCCGGCGGCCCGCACCGCTACGGATCCTCGCTGATGCCCTGGCCCACCTACGCGCAGGCGACCCGCGCGCGGCTGATCGAACGCGGCGTGCCGGCCTCCCGGATCCTGGCGGCCCCCGCGCGGAAAGTCCGCCGCAACCGCACCTACGCGGCGGCATGCCGGGTCGGCGAAACCCTGGCCGGCCTCTGTCCGGCGGGCGCGGCGGTGGATGTCCTTTCCGTGGGCGCCCACGCACGACGCAGCCGGTACCTGTACCGCCTGGCCCTCGCCGACCGGCATCCGGTCGGCGTGCGCAGTATTGTTCCCGAAGCCTATGAGCCCGCCCGCTGGCACACCTGCAGCGAGGGCGTGCGCGAGGTGATCGGGGAAATGCTGGCCTACGGCTATGCACGCCTTTTCTTCCGCCCGCCCGCCGCGTGCAGGGAGGGGCTCGCCGAAGCCCCGGCCGCCGGGACGGATACCGCTCAGACCGGAGGAGGAGTCCCGCATGGAGAGCGCTGA
- the smpB gene encoding SsrA-binding protein SmpB — translation MSKGSRKTAPAGDVLANHRRARRDYEILDRFEAGLELRGTEVKAIRDGRLSIEEAFATVEGDELFLRDMRVEPYSHGNVHNHEPRRPRKLLLHRAEINRLIGRIREKGLTLIPLKVYLKRGKVKVELGLGKGRNVVDKRETMKRRDQDREMRRAMAHHLKRG, via the coding sequence ATGAGCAAGGGATCCCGCAAAACAGCGCCGGCCGGCGACGTGCTGGCGAATCATCGGCGCGCCCGGCGCGATTACGAGATCCTCGATCGGTTCGAGGCGGGCCTCGAATTGCGCGGAACGGAGGTCAAGGCCATCCGCGACGGCCGGCTGAGTATCGAAGAGGCCTTTGCGACCGTCGAGGGCGATGAGCTGTTCCTGCGCGACATGCGCGTGGAACCCTATTCCCACGGCAATGTCCATAACCACGAACCGCGCCGTCCGCGCAAGCTCCTCCTCCATCGCGCGGAAATCAATCGGCTGATCGGCCGCATCCGGGAGAAGGGTTTGACCCTCATCCCCCTCAAGGTGTATCTGAAGAGAGGGAAGGTCAAAGTCGAACTCGGTCTCGGCAAGGGCCGCAATGTAGTGGACAAGCGGGAAACCATGAAACGCCGCGATCAGGACCGTGAGATGCGCCGCGCGATGGCGCACCATCTGAAACGCGGGTGA
- the rpoZ gene encoding DNA-directed RNA polymerase subunit omega: MNSRYLEQARERVDNEEILVNLVARRVRQLHRGARPMVKPDSALMEADDVALKEIAEGLLAAEMTLAPEGEPELAGEEESSHEPKITL, translated from the coding sequence TTGAATTCCAGATATCTCGAACAGGCGCGTGAACGGGTCGATAACGAAGAAATCCTTGTCAACCTGGTGGCCCGGCGTGTACGGCAGCTTCACCGTGGAGCGCGCCCGATGGTCAAGCCGGACTCGGCGCTGATGGAGGCGGACGATGTCGCGCTCAAAGAGATCGCGGAAGGTCTGCTCGCCGCCGAGATGACGCTCGCCCCCGAAGGCGAACCGGAACTCGCGGGCGAAGAGGAATCGTCCCACGAGCCGAAAATCACGCTCTGA
- the groL gene encoding chaperonin GroEL (60 kDa chaperone family; promotes refolding of misfolded polypeptides especially under stressful conditions; forms two stacked rings of heptamers to form a barrel-shaped 14mer; ends can be capped by GroES; misfolded proteins enter the barrel where they are refolded when GroES binds), with protein MAAKQMKFDVRAREAILRGVEKLSSAVKVTLGPRGRNVVLDKKYGSPTVTKDGVTVAKEIELEDAFENMGAQMVREVASKTSDVAGDGTTTATVLAEAIYREGLKNVTAGANPMSLKRGIDQAVEALTEQLEKLSKKVREREEIAQVGSISANGDTTIGDIIADAMDKVGKDGTITVEEAKGIETTLDVVEGMQFDKGYLSPYFITDGGSQEAVLEDAYILLFEKKLSNLQDMLPLLQNVSKTGKPLLVIAEDVEGEALATMVVNKLRGTLNICAVKAPGFGDRRKAMMQDIATLTGGKFITEDLGIKLENVTLDDLGNAKRVTIDKENTTIVEGAGKQTDIKSRIDQIRTQIEETTSDYDREKLQERLAKLAGGVAVINVGAATETEMKERKARVEDALHATRAAVEEGIVPGGGVALIRVQKALDKLEAEDDEAVGVDIVRKACEAPLRQLVNNAGMEGAIVVQDVKKGKQTYGFNVATGEYVDMIQKGIIDPTKVCRTALQNSSSIAGLLLTTECMVADVPEDDNEPAEGGGMGGMGGMGGMGGMM; from the coding sequence ATGGCTGCGAAACAGATGAAATTCGATGTGCGGGCGCGTGAAGCGATCCTGCGCGGGGTCGAAAAGCTCAGCAGTGCCGTAAAGGTCACGCTGGGACCGCGCGGACGCAATGTCGTGCTCGATAAGAAATACGGCTCGCCCACGGTCACCAAGGACGGGGTGACGGTCGCGAAGGAGATCGAACTCGAGGACGCCTTCGAGAATATGGGCGCCCAGATGGTGCGCGAAGTCGCCAGCAAGACCAGCGACGTCGCCGGTGACGGTACGACGACCGCGACGGTACTCGCCGAGGCGATCTATCGCGAAGGTCTCAAGAACGTCACGGCCGGCGCCAATCCGATGAGCCTCAAGCGCGGCATCGATCAGGCCGTGGAGGCGCTGACCGAACAGCTCGAGAAGCTGAGCAAGAAGGTCCGCGAGCGCGAAGAGATCGCCCAGGTCGGTTCCATTTCGGCCAACGGCGATACGACCATCGGCGATATCATCGCCGACGCGATGGACAAGGTCGGCAAGGACGGCACGATCACCGTCGAGGAAGCCAAGGGCATCGAGACCACCCTGGACGTAGTCGAAGGGATGCAGTTCGACAAGGGCTACCTCTCGCCGTACTTCATCACCGACGGCGGATCGCAGGAAGCCGTGCTTGAAGACGCCTATATCCTGCTCTTCGAGAAGAAGCTCTCGAACCTGCAGGACATGCTGCCCCTGCTGCAGAATGTCTCCAAGACCGGCAAGCCGCTCCTCGTGATCGCCGAAGACGTCGAAGGCGAAGCCCTCGCGACGATGGTGGTCAACAAGCTCCGCGGCACCCTGAACATCTGCGCGGTGAAGGCGCCGGGCTTCGGCGACCGCCGCAAGGCGATGATGCAGGATATCGCGACGCTGACCGGCGGCAAGTTCATCACCGAGGATCTCGGCATCAAGCTCGAGAACGTCACGCTCGACGACCTCGGCAACGCGAAGCGCGTCACGATCGACAAGGAGAACACGACGATCGTGGAGGGCGCCGGAAAGCAGACCGACATCAAGTCGCGCATCGATCAGATTCGCACGCAGATCGAGGAGACCACCTCGGACTACGACCGCGAGAAGCTCCAGGAACGCCTGGCGAAGCTCGCCGGCGGCGTGGCGGTGATCAACGTCGGTGCGGCCACGGAAACCGAGATGAAGGAGCGCAAGGCCCGGGTGGAAGACGCGCTGCACGCGACCCGCGCGGCCGTGGAGGAAGGCATCGTCCCCGGCGGGGGCGTGGCCCTGATCCGCGTCCAGAAGGCGCTCGACAAGCTCGAGGCCGAAGACGACGAGGCCGTCGGGGTCGACATCGTCCGTAAGGCCTGCGAAGCCCCGCTGCGTCAGCTCGTCAATAACGCCGGTATGGAAGGCGCCATTGTCGTGCAGGACGTCAAGAAGGGCAAGCAGACCTACGGCTTCAACGTGGCAACCGGCGAGTACGTCGATATGATCCAGAAGGGCATCATCGACCCGACGAAGGTCTGCCGCACTGCGCTGCAGAATTCTTCGAGTATCGCCGGCCTGCTGCTCACGACCGAGTGCATGGTCGCCGACGTGCCGGAAGACGACAACGAGCCGGCCGAAGGCGGCGGCATGGGCGGCATGGGCGGAATGGGCGGCATGGGCGGAATGATGTAA
- the groES gene encoding co-chaperone GroES has translation MNIKPLGDRVLVEPVQAKEEKKGGIIIPDTAKEKPQEGKVIAVGTGKIDDEGKKVPFNVKKGDKVLMPKYGGTEVKVEDKTYQILREDDILAIIG, from the coding sequence ATGAACATCAAACCGTTGGGTGACCGGGTACTCGTGGAACCGGTCCAGGCGAAAGAAGAGAAAAAGGGCGGTATCATTATTCCGGACACCGCCAAGGAAAAGCCTCAGGAAGGCAAGGTCATCGCCGTCGGCACCGGGAAGATCGACGACGAAGGCAAGAAGGTTCCCTTCAATGTGAAGAAGGGGGACAAAGTCCTGATGCCGAAATACGGCGGGACGGAAGTCAAAGTCGAAGACAAGACCTACCAGATTCTGCGCGAGGACGACATTCTCGCCATCATCGGGTAA
- the dnaK gene encoding molecular chaperone DnaK, producing MADEKKKQQAGKVLGIDLGTTNSCMAVMEGGEATVIPNAEGGRTTPSIVAFTKDGERLVGQAAKRQAVTNPNNTVFSIKRFMGRKFSEVKHEIELVPYEVVEAKNGDANVKIGDKTYAPPEISAMILQKLKMDAEAYLGESISQAVITVPAYFNDSQRQATKDAGKIAGLEVLRIINEPTAASLAYGLDKKSDEKIAVYDLGGGTFDISILDIGDGVFEVAATNGDGHLGGDDFDQRVIDWMVEEFKREQGIDLGRDAMALQRLKEASEKAKCELSSSQSTDINLPFITADQSGPKHLNLSLTRSKLEQLVDQEISRAETPVRQCLKDASIDTAEIREVILVGGSTRMPRIQQIVKDMFGRDPHKGVNPDEVVSVGAAIQGGVLKGEVKDVLLLDVTPLTLGIETLGGVFTPLIERNTTIPTRKSEIFSTAADNQTQVDIHVLQGERKMAGDNKSIGRFRLDGIPPAPRGVPQVEVTFDIDANGILNVSAKDLGTGKEQKITITASSGLSQEEINQMVNDAEAHAEEDEKKREQVELHNQADATVFQTEKFLEENGDKIPDDKKQELQQALEPLREALKNEDQDGMRSGVDNVNRIMQAVSQDLYQQAQQQQQQASGAEGAGDASQGGAEGSQDRSGGGSDEDVIDADFEMKDDSNKSS from the coding sequence ATGGCGGACGAAAAAAAGAAGCAACAGGCGGGCAAGGTTCTGGGGATTGACCTCGGGACGACGAACTCGTGTATGGCGGTAATGGAGGGTGGAGAGGCCACGGTGATTCCGAATGCGGAGGGGGGTCGCACTACGCCTTCGATCGTGGCCTTCACCAAGGACGGCGAGCGGCTGGTCGGGCAGGCGGCCAAGCGGCAGGCGGTCACCAATCCGAATAACACGGTGTTCTCGATCAAGCGCTTCATGGGCCGTAAATTCAGCGAGGTCAAACACGAGATCGAGCTGGTGCCTTACGAGGTGGTCGAGGCGAAGAACGGCGACGCGAACGTGAAGATCGGCGACAAGACGTATGCGCCGCCGGAGATTTCGGCAATGATTCTGCAGAAGCTCAAGATGGACGCCGAGGCCTATCTCGGAGAGTCGATCAGCCAGGCGGTCATTACGGTTCCCGCTTATTTCAACGACAGTCAGCGTCAGGCCACCAAGGACGCCGGAAAGATCGCCGGTCTCGAGGTGCTGCGGATCATCAACGAGCCGACGGCGGCCTCGCTCGCGTACGGACTGGACAAGAAGAGCGACGAGAAGATCGCGGTCTACGACCTCGGGGGCGGGACGTTCGACATTTCCATCCTCGACATCGGGGACGGCGTATTCGAAGTGGCGGCCACCAACGGCGACGGGCATCTCGGCGGCGACGATTTCGACCAGCGGGTGATCGACTGGATGGTCGAGGAATTCAAGCGGGAGCAGGGCATCGATCTCGGCAGGGACGCGATGGCGCTGCAGCGCCTGAAAGAGGCTTCGGAAAAAGCCAAGTGTGAACTGTCGAGTTCGCAGTCCACGGACATCAACCTGCCGTTCATCACGGCGGATCAGAGCGGGCCGAAGCACCTCAATCTCTCGCTCACGCGGTCAAAGCTCGAGCAGCTCGTCGACCAGGAGATCTCGCGTGCGGAGACGCCGGTGCGCCAGTGTCTGAAGGACGCGAGCATCGACACCGCCGAAATCCGGGAGGTCATCCTGGTGGGCGGATCGACCCGCATGCCGCGCATTCAGCAGATCGTGAAGGACATGTTCGGCCGCGACCCGCACAAGGGCGTGAATCCGGACGAGGTGGTCTCGGTCGGCGCCGCCATCCAGGGCGGGGTGCTCAAGGGCGAGGTCAAGGACGTGCTCCTGCTCGACGTGACGCCGCTGACGCTCGGCATCGAGACGCTCGGCGGGGTGTTCACGCCGCTCATCGAGCGCAATACCACCATCCCGACGCGCAAGAGCGAGATCTTCAGCACCGCCGCCGACAACCAGACGCAGGTGGATATCCACGTGCTGCAGGGCGAGCGCAAGATGGCCGGCGACAACAAGAGCATCGGCCGCTTCCGGCTCGACGGCATTCCGCCCGCGCCGCGCGGAGTACCGCAGGTCGAGGTGACCTTCGATATCGATGCCAACGGCATTCTCAACGTGAGCGCCAAGGATCTGGGCACCGGCAAGGAACAGAAGATCACCATCACCGCCTCCAGCGGGCTCTCCCAGGAGGAGATCAATCAGATGGTCAACGATGCCGAGGCGCATGCGGAGGAAGACGAGAAGAAGCGCGAACAGGTCGAACTGCACAACCAGGCCGACGCCACCGTCTTCCAGACCGAGAAGTTCCTCGAGGAGAACGGGGACAAGATTCCGGACGACAAGAAGCAGGAGCTTCAGCAGGCGCTGGAGCCGCTGCGCGAGGCGCTGAAGAACGAGGATCAGGACGGTATGCGGTCCGGCGTGGATAACGTCAACCGGATCATGCAGGCCGTCTCGCAGGACCTCTATCAGCAGGCGCAGCAGCAACAGCAGCAGGCATCCGGGGCCGAGGGCGCCGGGGACGCGTCGCAGGGCGGCGCGGAAGGGTCGCAAGACCGGAGCGGAGGAGGCTCGGACGAAGACGTGATCGATGCCGACTTCGAGATGAAGGACGATTCGAATAAATCGTCGTAA
- a CDS encoding PUR family DNA/RNA-binding protein yields MEQTLMSEHLQVERKQFFLDLKENQRGSFLRITEDVKGRRDTIIIPASGLPLLRDALDKMVREKGPFGNPEAAEPA; encoded by the coding sequence ATGGAACAGACGTTGATGAGTGAGCATCTTCAGGTTGAACGGAAACAGTTTTTCCTCGACCTCAAGGAGAATCAGAGGGGGAGTTTCCTCCGGATCACGGAAGATGTGAAGGGTCGTCGCGACACGATCATCATTCCGGCCAGCGGTCTGCCACTTCTGCGCGACGCGCTGGATAAAATGGTCCGCGAAAAGGGACCGTTTGGAAATCCCGAGGCGGCCGAACCCGCCTGA
- the thiL gene encoding thiamine-phosphate kinase, which produces MARTLKDLGEREAIRRLTAHLPAAAELVTGPGDDAAVARGDESSDWVFTTDPLIEDRHFASDTPPASIGHKAAGRALSDLAAMGADPKYIFVNTVAPADVPIETLEAVCRGITDLARTHGAVLAGGDLAEGDALALHVFAVGTLPRGSAVLRSGARPGDRIAVTGPLGGSFASGRHLNFTPRVDEGRFLRESGLAHAMIDLSDGLGTDLRHIAAASGTGATLFSERVPLHAGVDLNAALFEGEDYELLFCCPAEALEEIRVGWPGESAPVEIGVITEERTLSLVDASGARAPLEDRAWEHFRPEGPRP; this is translated from the coding sequence ATGGCACGTACCCTCAAAGATCTCGGCGAACGGGAAGCCATCCGCCGCCTGACCGCCCATCTACCCGCTGCGGCGGAACTGGTGACCGGACCGGGCGACGATGCGGCGGTGGCCCGGGGCGATGAAAGCTCCGACTGGGTCTTCACGACCGATCCCCTCATAGAAGACCGTCATTTCGCATCGGACACCCCGCCGGCGTCGATCGGACACAAGGCGGCGGGACGCGCCCTGAGCGATCTCGCGGCGATGGGCGCGGATCCGAAATATATTTTCGTCAATACGGTGGCGCCGGCCGACGTGCCGATTGAAACGCTCGAGGCCGTGTGCCGCGGGATCACCGATCTCGCCCGCACCCACGGCGCGGTGCTCGCGGGGGGCGATCTGGCGGAGGGCGACGCGCTCGCGCTGCACGTCTTCGCCGTCGGAACCCTGCCCCGCGGCAGCGCAGTACTGAGGAGCGGGGCCCGGCCCGGCGACCGCATCGCCGTGACCGGCCCGCTCGGCGGAAGCTTCGCCTCCGGCCGACACCTGAATTTCACGCCCCGGGTCGACGAAGGCCGCTTTCTCCGCGAAAGCGGCCTGGCCCATGCCATGATCGATCTCAGTGACGGACTCGGCACGGATCTGCGCCATATCGCCGCGGCGAGCGGAACCGGCGCGACTCTCTTTTCAGAGCGTGTACCCCTGCACGCCGGCGTCGATCTCAACGCGGCGCTCTTCGAAGGCGAAGACTACGAGCTGCTGTTCTGCTGCCCCGCCGAAGCACTCGAAGAAATCCGCGTCGGCTGGCCCGGGGAATCCGCCCCCGTGGAGATCGGCGTGATTACGGAAGAGAGAACCCTGTCGCTCGTCGATGCGTCGGGCGCCCGGGCGCCCCTCGAAGACCGGGCATGGGAACACTTCAGACCGGAAGGACCCCGGCCATGA
- the rsmB gene encoding 16S rRNA (cytosine(967)-C(5))-methyltransferase RsmB produces MNRTRFKSDDRDDPRAVAAGIITEWLAEPDHFPERSLSRVKRNRAFVTELVYGVVRRLLTLEWIENQFMSHSPPRPVQAILHIGVYQLIFMDDVEEYAAVHESVGLAEEGWRGLINAVLRRVQRERTFVLRRLSRAELTARYSFPDELVRRWTRHYGETDTARLCEWHNEPPQTCVRPDPRRIDAPAFEARCREAGIELVPHPFRARDRCFVLPRGVAVPDVPGYREGLFTIQDPSTLTAVDLLDPQPGETVLDACAAPGGKLQVMAARMNGEGRLVAMEKHADRVDRLRENLERTRDGWVELRIADATEPPSPEEQETFDAILLDVPCTNTGVLRRRADARWRFSPARLKKLNRLQTALLDAALPRLRPGGRLVYSTCSLEEEENEKLLRGWVSGHPDAHFAKARKNFPPRSHSDGSYAALVRKIPREDS; encoded by the coding sequence ATGAACCGAACCCGATTCAAGAGCGACGACCGGGACGACCCGCGGGCCGTAGCGGCCGGAATCATTACCGAATGGCTCGCGGAGCCGGACCATTTTCCGGAACGAAGCCTGTCCCGTGTGAAGCGGAACCGCGCTTTTGTCACCGAACTGGTCTACGGCGTCGTCCGACGCCTGCTCACCCTGGAGTGGATCGAAAACCAGTTCATGAGCCATTCGCCGCCCCGCCCCGTGCAGGCCATCCTCCACATCGGCGTCTACCAGTTGATTTTCATGGACGACGTGGAAGAGTACGCGGCGGTGCACGAATCCGTCGGACTCGCCGAGGAGGGCTGGCGGGGACTCATCAACGCCGTCCTGCGCCGGGTTCAGCGGGAACGCACCTTCGTACTGCGTCGGCTGTCGCGCGCGGAACTGACGGCGCGCTATTCTTTTCCGGACGAACTGGTGCGCCGGTGGACGCGCCACTACGGGGAGACAGATACCGCCCGGCTCTGCGAGTGGCACAACGAGCCGCCGCAGACATGCGTCCGGCCCGACCCGCGCCGCATCGATGCGCCGGCCTTCGAGGCGCGGTGCCGGGAGGCGGGCATCGAACTCGTCCCGCACCCCTTCCGTGCGCGGGACCGATGCTTCGTCCTTCCCCGCGGCGTGGCCGTCCCCGACGTGCCCGGCTACAGAGAGGGCCTCTTCACCATCCAGGATCCCTCCACCCTCACGGCGGTGGATCTGCTCGATCCGCAGCCCGGCGAAACGGTGCTGGACGCCTGCGCGGCGCCGGGCGGAAAACTGCAGGTGATGGCCGCGCGGATGAACGGCGAGGGACGGCTGGTGGCCATGGAGAAACACGCGGACCGCGTCGACCGTCTCCGCGAGAATCTCGAGCGGACCCGGGACGGCTGGGTCGAACTGCGCATCGCCGACGCCACAGAGCCGCCGTCGCCCGAAGAGCAGGAGACGTTTGACGCCATCCTGCTCGATGTGCCCTGCACCAACACCGGCGTACTCCGCCGCCGCGCGGACGCGCGCTGGCGCTTCTCGCCCGCGCGCCTCAAGAAGCTCAACCGCCTCCAGACCGCGCTGCTCGACGCCGCCCTGCCCCGGCTCCGTCCGGGGGGGCGCCTGGTCTACAGCACCTGCAGCCTGGAAGAGGAGGAAAACGAGAAACTGCTGCGGGGATGGGTCAGCGGACATCCCGATGCGCATTTCGCCAAAGCGCGCAAGAACTTCCCGCCGCGCTCGCACAGCGACGGATCGTATGCGGCGCTCGTCCGGAAAATCCCGCGCGAAGACTCCTGA